The genomic segment TGTTTCTTGCCGAGGCAACGCACACGCGCCTGCTTCATCTTGTTCGCCGCAACAATGCCGAAGACGGTCGGCACACCGGTCTGAATCGCGATGTTCGTAAGGCCGTGGGCCACTGCACTGCCGATGAGGTGCGCGTGGCGGGTTTCGCCTTCCAGCAAGATTCCCAGACCGATGACGCAATCACACGTGCCACTCTTGGCGAGGCGAGCTGCGGCCGCGGTAACTTCAAAACTGCCGGGAACGCGCAGGACCTTGATATCGCACGTGTCCGCGCCGGCTTTCGCCAACGTGTCGATGCAGTTTGCCAGCAACGCGTCCGCGAGGTCGGTGTTGTAACGCGCGGTGGCGATGCCGAAGCGCAGACCCGCGGCGGAGAGTCGCCGTTCAGTTTTCTTTGCGCGCAGCATGATTACAGGGCGTGGCCCATTTTCGTCTTCTTGGTTTCGAGGTATTTGGTGTTGTGCGTGTTCGGCTCGGAGCGGATCGGGACCTGTTCCACAATCTCGAGGTTGAAGCCCTCCAGGCCCACGACTTTTTTCGGATTGTTCGTGAGCAAGCGAATGCTGTGCAAGCCGAGATCGACCAGAATCTGCGCGCCGAGACCATATTCGCGCAAGTCGGGCTTGAAGCCGAGCTTCTCGTTGGCTTCGACCGTGTCGAGGCCCTTTTCCTGGAGCGCGTAGGCGT from the Verrucomicrobiia bacterium genome contains:
- the ribH gene encoding 6,7-dimethyl-8-ribityllumazine synthase translates to MLRAKKTERRLSAAGLRFGIATARYNTDLADALLANCIDTLAKAGADTCDIKVLRVPGSFEVTAAAARLAKSGTCDCVIGLGILLEGETRHAHLIGSAVAHGLTNIAIQTGVPTVFGIVAANKMKQARVRCLGKKHNRGREAALTAIEMARLWKNL